A genomic stretch from Terriglobia bacterium includes:
- a CDS encoding amino acid adenylation domain-containing protein — protein sequence MLPESYSPITVSSRIRPPFVHEMFSSIAEGHADLIALEIGDKRITYGHLHRRSDAMAQLLRAAGAGPGGRVVVFAEDREFLVVALLAILKAGAVFVPLLPETPARRAESMLELCGPGWGLVQPEYLEQFRHMRLSSPVHVIAEAPDLVESGSPTSVEPVESDPDALCYIFFTSGSTGAPKGIAGRLKAIDHYIRWEMGALGLKEGTRVSQFISPMFDAFLRDIFLPLCLKGTICVPADPQTMMDGTRLRQWINERKVNLIHTVPSVFRLLLSKAAGQERMDSLGHVLLSGEPLLPGDVRKWYALGEAARLVNLYGASETTMTKFIYFVSPQDADRASVPVGKPIEGAQAAIIDENGNLCRPGMVGEIFIRTPYRSLGYYNRPDLTSAAFIPNRFSKENDPNDLLYRTGDLARILDSGDYELVGRRDQQVKVRGVRIELTEIEAVLMSCPGVEQAAAVVHGTEEGSNYLCAYVVPGEGCEIGALRQHVLNFLPESMAPSAYVALARLPRTLNGKVDRRALLPPKSMLQGTASSANSLLSMEEEVLCGIFEEVLGQSPMGRDDNFFDLGGHSLLVTQVMSRVRGALGLEIPLRTLFEAPTARELSEKIRDARRSATKAPPPLVRVQRGAESPLSFAQQRLWVIHQLHPQSAAYNITSALRLHGRLDKPALFYAIREIVDRHESLRTRFRENNGVPVQELVNGAVVPVEEIDLAGLNEDVLRLVHAWAEEPFDLQNYPLLRVKLLGLGAEEHMLVITMHHIVSDGWSIGVLVHELAELYGARVKGEKAKLKELDIGARRWREWNRWNCPVTGHGRDSRAMRVGGRNLLWTGR from the coding sequence ATGTTGCCTGAATCCTATAGTCCCATCACTGTTTCTTCCCGCATACGACCGCCATTTGTGCATGAAATGTTCTCCAGCATTGCTGAAGGACATGCTGATCTGATCGCCCTCGAAATCGGAGACAAGCGGATTACGTATGGCCACCTGCACAGGAGATCCGATGCCATGGCCCAGCTGCTGCGGGCAGCGGGAGCCGGGCCCGGCGGTAGGGTGGTTGTTTTTGCCGAAGACAGAGAGTTCCTGGTCGTGGCTCTTCTGGCCATCCTCAAGGCCGGTGCGGTATTTGTGCCCTTGTTGCCGGAAACGCCTGCCCGGCGCGCCGAATCAATGCTCGAACTGTGTGGCCCGGGATGGGGGTTGGTACAGCCAGAATACCTTGAGCAATTCCGGCACATGCGGTTGTCCAGCCCAGTGCATGTGATTGCTGAAGCCCCGGATCTCGTTGAAAGCGGATCGCCGACGAGCGTGGAACCGGTAGAATCCGATCCTGACGCGCTCTGCTACATCTTCTTTACTTCCGGCTCCACAGGCGCTCCCAAGGGCATCGCCGGCCGGTTGAAAGCAATCGACCACTATATTCGCTGGGAAATGGGCGCCCTGGGCTTGAAAGAAGGGACGCGCGTCAGCCAGTTCATCTCTCCCATGTTTGATGCTTTTCTTCGCGACATCTTTCTGCCGCTGTGCTTGAAAGGCACGATTTGCGTTCCGGCCGATCCGCAGACAATGATGGACGGAACCCGTCTCAGGCAATGGATAAACGAACGGAAGGTCAACCTCATTCATACGGTACCTTCAGTCTTTCGGCTGCTTCTCAGCAAAGCCGCGGGCCAGGAAAGAATGGATTCTCTGGGGCACGTGCTTCTTTCCGGCGAGCCATTGCTGCCGGGCGACGTGCGCAAGTGGTATGCGCTGGGCGAGGCCGCGCGTCTCGTGAATCTCTATGGAGCGAGCGAGACAACGATGACGAAATTCATCTATTTTGTCTCGCCGCAAGATGCCGACAGGGCCTCCGTCCCTGTCGGCAAGCCCATCGAGGGAGCGCAGGCGGCGATCATAGACGAGAATGGCAACCTGTGCCGTCCCGGCATGGTGGGAGAAATCTTTATTCGAACACCCTACCGCTCGCTGGGATATTACAATCGTCCGGACCTTACCAGCGCCGCCTTCATTCCAAACCGCTTCAGCAAAGAAAACGATCCGAACGATCTGTTGTACAGGACCGGAGATCTCGCGCGCATCCTGGACTCGGGAGATTACGAACTGGTCGGCCGTCGTGATCAGCAGGTGAAGGTCCGCGGGGTGCGAATTGAACTGACGGAGATAGAAGCGGTCCTGATGAGTTGCCCCGGCGTGGAGCAAGCCGCGGCCGTGGTCCATGGGACCGAAGAAGGCTCGAATTATCTGTGTGCCTACGTTGTGCCCGGCGAAGGGTGCGAAATCGGCGCGCTGCGGCAACATGTCCTGAACTTTTTGCCGGAATCGATGGCGCCCAGCGCTTATGTAGCGCTTGCGCGATTACCGCGCACGCTGAACGGCAAAGTTGACCGCCGGGCGCTGCTGCCTCCAAAAAGCATGCTCCAGGGAACCGCTTCATCCGCGAACAGCCTGCTCAGCATGGAGGAAGAGGTCCTGTGTGGAATCTTTGAAGAAGTGCTCGGCCAATCTCCGATGGGCAGGGACGATAATTTCTTCGATTTGGGAGGTCATTCGCTGCTGGTGACGCAGGTGATGTCCCGTGTTCGAGGTGCGCTGGGGTTGGAAATCCCATTGCGGACGTTGTTTGAAGCGCCCACGGCCAGGGAGCTCAGCGAGAAGATCAGGGATGCACGGCGGTCCGCGACGAAGGCTCCTCCGCCTCTGGTCCGTGTGCAGCGCGGAGCGGAATCACCGCTCTCGTTCGCGCAGCAGCGGCTGTGGGTCATACACCAGCTGCATCCTCAGAGCGCTGCTTACAATATCACCTCGGCGTTGCGGCTTCACGGACGTCTTGACAAGCCGGCGCTCTTCTATGCCATTCGGGAAATTGTGGACCGGCATGAAAGCCTGCGCACCCGCTTCAGGGAAAACAATGGAGTACCCGTACAGGAACTGGTAAACGGGGCCGTGGTGCCTGTGGAGGAGATCGATCTGGCCGGTCTGAATGAGGATGTGTTACGCCTAGTCCACGCATGGGCGGAAGAACCGTTTGATCTGCAAAATTACCCGTTATTGCGGGTGAAGCTGCTGGGGCTGGGTGCGGAGGAGCACATGCTGGTGATCACCATGCACCACATCGTAAGCGATGGCTGGTCCATAGGAGTGCTGGTGCATGAGTTGGCAGAGCTGTACGGAGCGCGGGTAAAAGGGGAAAAAGCAAAGCTGAAGGAGTTGGATATTGGCGCAAGGCGTTGGCGGGAGTGGAACCGCTGGAACTGCCCAGTGACCGGCCACGGCCGGGACAGCCGAGCTATGCGGGTGGGCGGGAGAAATTTGTTGTGGACGGGGAGGTGA
- a CDS encoding alpha/beta hydrolase, translating into MDIQQQRERLASLVKGVLAVRPLVDALKQPVCVVPVGNGSASGYVPEGSPPAVETFINRISERTCAPRFRLDFDPRRQSVFETVVSNRLGLGHDLVVSDALFKYPAADEVIEQTVSVDFDRQFFRGRARSFDGALLRCYTAGSHQRKTVVLVAACGMPAKLCERWMRFLAKDYFVITWESRLLFESSPNGHELAYDVSAQVADLFAVMDHFNVRESHLMGLCGGAVIAVSAAAGEPGRITSLSLWHGDYELGPHCPKTKHQKDLKALMAAIAAGKSQAENIHKMFSQNILKNFPPDLAHFVLYPYANPDLLFLYGRSNGKIMETDVTPLLSRVTQPVLVVTSRDDNTAHPEGSKFVAGRLPRAQLLVENHGDHLALFDAAPNVTEAAAQFLAAQEI; encoded by the coding sequence GTGGATATTCAGCAACAAAGAGAGCGGCTGGCATCACTAGTCAAGGGCGTTCTGGCTGTCAGGCCATTGGTTGACGCGCTGAAGCAACCTGTATGCGTGGTCCCCGTTGGCAATGGCTCTGCTTCCGGCTACGTTCCCGAAGGCAGCCCGCCGGCTGTCGAAACTTTCATCAACCGGATCTCCGAACGGACGTGCGCACCGCGGTTTCGGCTGGATTTCGATCCCCGGCGGCAGTCGGTATTTGAAACCGTAGTGAGTAACCGTCTTGGCCTCGGCCACGATCTTGTTGTATCGGACGCGCTGTTCAAATATCCTGCGGCCGACGAAGTGATTGAGCAGACCGTCTCCGTCGACTTCGATCGGCAATTTTTCCGTGGTAGGGCCCGGTCATTTGATGGCGCTCTGCTGCGCTGTTATACGGCCGGTTCGCATCAACGGAAAACCGTGGTGCTGGTTGCAGCCTGTGGGATGCCGGCAAAGCTCTGCGAAAGATGGATGCGTTTTCTGGCGAAAGACTATTTCGTCATTACCTGGGAAAGCCGGTTGCTTTTTGAAAGTTCGCCAAATGGGCACGAACTCGCTTATGACGTAAGTGCGCAGGTCGCGGATCTTTTTGCCGTGATGGACCACTTCAATGTAAGAGAATCTCACCTGATGGGTTTGTGTGGCGGAGCGGTAATCGCCGTTTCAGCCGCGGCAGGTGAGCCGGGCCGGATAACTTCCCTGAGCCTGTGGCATGGCGATTACGAATTGGGTCCGCACTGCCCGAAAACAAAACACCAGAAGGACCTGAAGGCCTTAATGGCGGCAATCGCCGCCGGAAAATCCCAGGCTGAGAACATCCATAAGATGTTTTCACAGAATATTCTGAAAAACTTTCCTCCGGACCTCGCGCATTTTGTCCTTTATCCATATGCAAATCCTGATCTTCTGTTCCTTTATGGCAGATCGAACGGCAAGATCATGGAAACCGATGTGACGCCCTTATTAAGCCGTGTAACGCAGCCGGTCCTGGTGGTGACCAGCCGCGACGACAATACGGCGCATCCCGAGGGATCAAAATTTGTCGCGGGGCGGCTGCCTCGCGCGCAATTGCTCGTGGAAAACCATGGCGACCACCTGGCTCTGTTTGATGCAGCACCCAATGTGACAGAAGCTGCCGCGCAGTTTCTTGCAGCCCAGGAAATCTGA